The following coding sequences are from one Lolium rigidum isolate FL_2022 chromosome 6, APGP_CSIRO_Lrig_0.1, whole genome shotgun sequence window:
- the LOC124660384 gene encoding protein STRICTOSIDINE SYNTHASE-LIKE 10-like, whose translation MGCGMSRLAKATIALVILVMLFLPAAMAAASFDATRSQHLPLPRGTVRGPESVAFDGQGQGPYSGVSDGRVLKWNGDKLGWTTYTHGPGYDSKMCTATKFRPETATESQCGRPLGLRFDQKTGDLYIADAYKGLMRVGPGGGEATVLVNNVDGIPLSFTNGVDVDQTTGQVYFTDSSMNYNRAQHEMVTRTGDSTGRLMRYDPRTSDVTVLQTDMTYPNGVAISTDRTHLVVASTGPCKLLRHWIKGPNTGRSEPFADLPGYPDNVRPSNKGGYWVALHREKNELPFGRDSHLLAVRVGSNGKILEEMRGPKSVRPTEIMERNNGKIYMGSVELPYVSVVKRK comes from the coding sequence ATGGGTTGCGGGATGAGCCGCCTTGCCAAGGCTACGATCGCCCTGGTGATCCTGGTCATGCTTTTCCTGCCCGCCGCTATGGCGGCCGCTAGCTTCGACGCCACCCGGAGCCAGCACCTGCCGCTGCCGCGCGGGACCGTCCGCGGGCCGGAGAGCGTCGCCTTCGACGGACAGGGCCAGGGCCCCTATAGCGGCGTCTCTGACGGCCGTGTCCTCAAGTGGAACGGCGACAAGCTCGGATGGACGACCTACACGCACGGCCCCGGCTACGACAGCAAGATGTGCACGGCTACCAAGTTTCGCCCGGAGACAGCGACGGAGAGCCAATGTGGCCGCCCGCTCGGCCTTCGGTTCGACCAGAAGACAGGAGACCTGTACATCGCCGACGCGTACAAGGGTCTCATGAGGGTTGGCCCAGGCGGCGGGGAGGCGACGGTGCTGGTCAACAATGTCGATGGCATACCTCTAAGCTTCACCAACGGGGTTGACGTCGACCAAACTACCGGCCAGGTCTACTTCACGGACAGCTCTATGAACTACAACAGGGCGCAACACGAGATGGTGACGAGAACTGGGGACTCCACGGGGCGCCTCATGAGGTATGACCCGCGAACCTCAGATGTCACGGTGCTCCAGACAGACATGACCTACCCTAATGGCGTCGCCATCAGCACCGACCGTACACACCTTGTGGTTGCATCGACCGGTCCTTGCAAGCTACTAAGGCACTGGATCAAAGGTCCCAACACTGGAAGATCCGAGCCTTTTGCCGACCTCCCGGGGTATCCCGATAATGTGAGACCTAGCAACAAGGGAGGTTATTGGGTGGCTTTACACCGTGAGAAAAACGAACTTCCTTTTGGCCGGGATAGCCATCTGCTTGCTGTGAGGGTCGGCTCCAACGGGAAGATACTAGAAGAGATGAGAGGTCCCAAGAGTGTGAGACCGACGGAGATAATGGAGAGGAACAATGGCAAAATCTACATGGGTTCCGTGGAGCTGCCTTATGTCAGTGTAGTTAAACGCAAATAG
- the LOC124660378 gene encoding protein STRICTOSIDINE SYNTHASE-LIKE 10-like, producing MGCGMSRLAKATIALVILVMLFLPAAMAAGSFDATRSQHLPLPRGTVRGPESVAFDGQGQGPYSGVSDGRVLKWNGDKLGWTTYTHGPGYDSKMCTATKFRPETATESQCGRPLGLRFDQKTGDLYIADAYKGLMRVGPGGGEATVLVNNVDGIPLSFTNGVDVDQTTGQVYFTDSSMNYNRAQHEMVTRTGDSTGRLMRYDPRTSDVTVLQTDMTYPNGVAVSTDRTHLVVASTGPCKLLRHWIKGPNTGRSEPFADLPGYPDNVRPSNKGGYWVALHREKNELPFGRDSHLLAVRVGSNGKILEEMRGPKSVRPTEIMERNNGKIYMGSVELPYVSVVKRK from the coding sequence ATGGGTTGCGGGATGAGCCGCCTTGCCAAGGCTACGATCGCCCTGGTGATCCTGGTCATGCTTTTCCTGCCCGCCGCTATGGCGGCCGGTAGCTTCGACGCCACCCGGAGCCAGCACCTGCCGCTGCCGCGCGGGACCGTCCGCGGGCCGGAGAGCGTCGCCTTCGACGGACAGGGCCAGGGCCCCTATAGCGGCGTCTCTGACGGCCGTGTCCTCAAGTGGAACGGCGACAAGCTCGGATGGACGACCTACACGCACGGCCCCGGCTACGACAGCAAGATGTGCACGGCTACCAAGTTTCGCCCGGAGACAGCGACGGAGAGCCAATGTGGCCGCCCGCTCGGCCTTCGGTTCGACCAGAAGACAGGAGACCTGTACATCGCCGACGCGTACAAGGGTCTCATGAGGGTTGGCCCAGGCGGCGGGGAGGCGACGGTGCTGGTCAACAATGTCGATGGCATACCTCTAAGCTTCACCAACGGGGTTGACGTCGACCAAACTACCGGCCAGGTCTACTTCACGGACAGCTCTATGAACTACAACAGGGCGCAACACGAGATGGTGACGAGAACTGGGGACTCCACGGGGCGCCTCATGAGGTATGACCCGCGAACCTCAGATGTCACGGTGCTCCAGACAGACATGACCTACCCTAATGGCGTCGCCGTCAGCACCGACCGTACACACCTTGTGGTTGCATCGACCGGTCCTTGCAAGCTACTAAGGCACTGGATCAAAGGTCCCAACACTGGAAGATCCGAGCCTTTTGCCGACCTCCCGGGGTATCCTGATAATGTGAGACCTAGCAACAAGGGAGGTTATTGGGTGGCTTTACACCGTGAGAAAAACGAGCTTCCTTTTGGCCGGGATAGCCATCTGCTTGCTGTGAGGGTCGGCTCCAACGGGAAGATACTAGAAGAGATGAGAGGTCCCAAGAGTGTGAGACCGACGGAGATAATGGAGAGGAACAATGGCAAAATCTACATGGGTTCAGTGGAGCTGCCTTATGTCAGTGTAGTTAAACGCAAATAG
- the LOC124660380 gene encoding protein STRICTOSIDINE SYNTHASE-LIKE 10-like produces the protein MGCGMSRLAKATIALVILVMLFLPAAMAAASFDATRSQHLPLPRGTVRGPESVAFDGQGQGPYSGVSDGRVLKWNGDKLGWTTYTHGPGYDSKMCTATKFRPETATESQCGRPLGLRFDQKTGDLYIADAYKGLMRVGPGGGEATVLVNNVDGIPLSFTNGVDVDQTTGQVYFTDSSMNYNRAQHEMVTRTGDSTGRLMRYDPRTSDVTVLQTDITYPNGVAVSTDRTHLVVASTGPCKLLRHWIKGPNTGRSEPFADLPGYPDNVRPSNKGGYWVALHREKNELPFGRDSHLLAVRVGSNGKILEEMRGPKSVRPTEIMERNNGKIYMGSVELPYVSVVKRK, from the coding sequence ATGGGTTGCGGGATGAGCCGCCTTGCCAAGGCTACGATCGCCCTGGTGATCCTGGTCATGCTTTTCCTGCCCGCCGCTATGGCGGCCGCCAGCTTCGACGCCACCCGGAGCCAGCACCTGCCGCTGCCGCGCGGGACCGTCCGCGGGCCGGAGAGCGTCGCTTTCGACGGACAGGGCCAGGGCCCCTACAGCGGCGTCTCCGACGGCCGTGTCCTCAAGTGGAACGGCGACAAGCTCGGATGGACGACCTACACGCACGGCCCCGGCTACGACAGCAAGATGTGCACGGCCACCAAGTTCCGCCCGGAGACAGCGACGGAGAGCCAATGTGGCCGCCCGCTCGGCCTTCGGTTCGACCAGAAGACAGGAGACCTGTACATCGCCGACGCGTACAAGGGTCTCATGAGGGTTGGCCCAGGCGGCGGGGAGGCGACGGTGCTGGTCAACAATGTCGATGGCATACCTCTAAGCTTCACCAACGGGGTTGACGTCGACCAAACTACCGGCCAGGTCTACTTCACGGACAGCTCTATGAACTACAACAGGGCGCAGCACGAGATGGTGACGAGAACTGGGGACTCCACGGGGCGTCTCATGAGGTATGACCCGCGAACCTCAGATGTCACGGTGCTCCAGACAGATATAACCTACCCTAATGGCGTCGCCGTCAGCACCGACCGTACACACCTTGTGGTTGCATCGACCGGTCCTTGCAAGCTACTAAGGCACTGGATCAAAGGTCCCAACACTGGAAGATCCGAGCCTTTTGCCGACCTCCCGGGATATCCTGATAATGTGAGACCTAGCAACAAGGGAGGTTATTGGGTGGCTTTACACCGTGAGAAAAACGAACTTCCTTTCGGCCGGGATAGCCATTTGCTCGCTGTGAGGGTCGGCTCCAACGGGAAGATACTAGAAGAGATGAGAGGTCCCAAGAGCGTGAGACCGACGGAGATAATGGAGAGGAACAACGGCAAAATCTACATGGGTTCCGTGGAACTGCCTTATGTCAGTGTAGTTAAACGCAAATAG